A single Flavobacterium sp. 1 DNA region contains:
- a CDS encoding IS256 family transposase — MKKEDLLSDEFLKQFKTGEDLYGFLAQLQKRGIEKMLEGELDAHLGYEKHEKTTKPNARNGFSNKKIKTSFGESEIQVPRDRDASFNPLIVPKRQSMLDGLENVIISLYAKGMSNSDIEEQIREVYNFEVSTSTISRITDTVSSDIIAWQNRPLESVYLIVWMGGIVFKVRENSKIINKTIYLAVGLNREGKKEVLGMWLGKNESASFWLGVLTDLKARGVQDILITATDNLNGFTQTIKNVFPESQTQICVVHQIRNSARYVVWKDKKDFSADMKLIYNAPTKEAAKASLEDFSKKWNHKYPYAIKSWKENWEELTVFFDFPVEIRKIIYTTNLIENLNGKIRKYTKNKLSFPTDEAVLKSVYLALREATKKWSMPIQNWGLILNQFLTIFEKRVQL, encoded by the coding sequence ATGAAAAAGGAAGATTTATTATCCGATGAATTTTTGAAGCAATTCAAAACAGGCGAAGACCTTTATGGCTTTTTAGCCCAACTACAAAAACGAGGAATAGAGAAAATGCTCGAAGGCGAATTAGATGCTCATTTAGGGTATGAAAAGCACGAGAAAACTACTAAACCCAATGCTCGTAATGGTTTCTCTAACAAGAAAATAAAAACCTCATTTGGAGAATCCGAGATTCAAGTTCCAAGAGATCGAGACGCTTCATTTAACCCACTAATTGTTCCCAAAAGGCAAAGTATGCTTGATGGTTTAGAGAACGTAATTATCTCTCTCTATGCCAAAGGAATGAGCAATAGTGACATTGAAGAACAAATTAGAGAAGTCTATAACTTTGAGGTTTCTACCAGTACCATCTCCAGAATTACCGATACTGTTTCGAGTGATATTATTGCTTGGCAAAATAGGCCTTTAGAATCTGTTTATTTAATAGTTTGGATGGGCGGCATTGTTTTTAAAGTTCGTGAAAACTCAAAAATAATCAACAAAACCATCTATTTAGCCGTTGGTCTGAACCGAGAAGGTAAGAAAGAAGTACTGGGAATGTGGCTAGGAAAAAATGAAAGTGCTAGTTTTTGGCTTGGAGTTCTAACCGATTTAAAAGCTAGAGGTGTTCAAGATATACTAATTACTGCTACTGACAACCTAAATGGTTTTACGCAAACCATCAAAAATGTATTCCCAGAATCACAAACCCAAATCTGTGTAGTACACCAAATCAGGAACTCGGCACGTTATGTGGTTTGGAAGGATAAAAAAGATTTTTCAGCAGATATGAAGCTTATTTACAACGCTCCAACTAAAGAAGCGGCCAAAGCATCCTTGGAAGATTTTTCTAAAAAATGGAATCATAAATATCCCTATGCGATTAAATCCTGGAAAGAAAATTGGGAGGAACTTACCGTATTTTTTGACTTTCCTGTAGAAATCAGAAAAATAATTTACACCACAAATTTAATCGAAAATCTCAATGGCAAAATCAGAAAATATACCAAAAACAAATTATCATTCCCAACAGATGAAGCTGTTTTAAAATCTGTATATTTGGCTTTGAGAGAAGCAACCAAAAAATGGTCAATGCCAATCCAAAACTGGGGATTAATCCTCAACCAGTTCTTAACTATATTTGAAAAAAGGGTTCAACTTTAA
- a CDS encoding anti-sigma factor: protein MKNENEKLDQLFENLENQWDIQELDNEHLDRFSKKMVLKKKKINYSFIYAIAASVVVMLGVSLFYTNNEKPKELKFASKETKQTDSIFTVLIKNELEKIHEKKSPENEKIINDALKQMKSLDSDYAKIMHELEVNGESKPIIYAMISNLQTRISFLQSVLQRIEESEKLKNLNDEKTI, encoded by the coding sequence ATGAAAAATGAAAATGAGAAATTAGATCAATTATTTGAAAATCTAGAGAATCAGTGGGATATCCAAGAATTAGACAATGAACACTTAGACAGGTTTTCAAAGAAAATGGTTCTTAAAAAGAAAAAAATAAATTACAGTTTTATCTATGCTATTGCTGCTTCAGTAGTTGTTATGCTCGGCGTGTCATTGTTTTATACCAATAATGAAAAACCAAAAGAATTAAAATTTGCTTCTAAAGAAACAAAACAGACAGATTCTATTTTTACTGTATTGATTAAAAATGAATTGGAAAAAATCCATGAAAAAAAATCACCTGAAAATGAAAAAATCATCAATGATGCCTTAAAACAGATGAAATCGCTTGATAGCGATTATGCAAAAATTATGCATGAATTGGAAGTTAACGGTGAAAGCAAACCTATTATTTATGCAATGATCAGCAATCTGCAAACCCGAATTTCATTTTTGCAAAGTGTTTTGCAGCGTATTGAAGAATCTGAAAAACTTAAAAACTTAAACGATGAAAAAACAATTTAA
- a CDS encoding nucleoside permease produces MGVKNRLIIMSFLQFFVWGAWLITIANYWFGTKNWEGTQFGLVFGTMGIASLFMPTIAGIIADRWINAEKLYGILQISYGAVLFYIPEVTTPDTFIYIMLLAMCFYMPTIALSNSISYNALKTNGLDVVKSFPPIRVFGTIGFIAAMWITNLTGNKATAYQFYIAGIAAIVLGIYSFTLPKCKPQRLIKEDASLMETLGLGSFKLFANYKMALFFIFSMFLGGALQLTNAYGDVFLDEFKHFPKYADSFVVKYSTIIMSISQISETLFILAIPFFLKRFGIKQVMLISMLAWVLRFGLFAFGDPVQGLWMIILSCIVYGMAFDFFNISGSLFVETHTDAKNRSSAQGMFMMMTNGVGAILGSFTSGWAIDRFFTRSFTNTAELSSFLQTDVANPKMLEFIKDQGNSISADGLLQNVIMMKDWHMIWLAFAIYSLIVAVAFAILFKHEHNPNEVENLSH; encoded by the coding sequence ATGGGAGTTAAAAACAGATTGATAATAATGAGTTTTCTTCAATTTTTTGTTTGGGGAGCATGGTTAATTACAATTGCGAATTATTGGTTTGGCACCAAAAACTGGGAAGGAACTCAATTTGGTTTGGTTTTTGGAACCATGGGAATTGCTTCACTTTTTATGCCAACTATTGCCGGTATTATTGCCGACAGATGGATTAACGCTGAAAAACTATACGGTATTCTACAAATTTCATACGGAGCAGTTTTATTTTATATTCCTGAAGTTACTACACCTGATACCTTTATATACATTATGCTTTTGGCAATGTGTTTTTATATGCCAACGATAGCTTTGAGTAATTCGATTTCATATAATGCCTTAAAAACAAACGGTTTGGACGTAGTGAAAAGTTTTCCTCCAATTCGTGTATTTGGTACAATAGGTTTCATTGCTGCGATGTGGATTACCAATTTAACTGGAAACAAAGCCACCGCTTATCAATTTTATATTGCTGGAATTGCAGCTATTGTATTGGGAATATACTCCTTTACATTGCCTAAATGTAAACCACAACGATTAATTAAAGAAGACGCTTCTTTGATGGAAACATTAGGATTAGGTTCTTTCAAATTATTTGCCAATTATAAAATGGCTTTATTCTTTATTTTTTCCATGTTTTTGGGAGGTGCTTTGCAATTAACAAATGCCTATGGTGACGTATTTTTGGATGAATTTAAACATTTTCCAAAATATGCCGATTCTTTTGTGGTGAAATATTCTACTATTATTATGTCAATTTCTCAAATTTCAGAGACTTTATTTATACTTGCTATTCCATTTTTCTTGAAGCGTTTTGGAATTAAACAGGTGATGCTGATTAGTATGCTGGCTTGGGTATTGCGTTTTGGTCTTTTTGCATTTGGGGATCCTGTTCAAGGGCTATGGATGATTATTTTGTCCTGTATTGTGTACGGAATGGCTTTTGATTTCTTTAATATTTCTGGATCTTTGTTTGTAGAAACGCATACAGATGCCAAAAACCGTTCTTCGGCTCAAGGAATGTTTATGATGATGACTAATGGAGTAGGAGCGATATTAGGGAGTTTTACTTCGGGATGGGCGATTGACCGTTTTTTTACGAGGTCATTTACCAACACAGCCGAATTATCTTCTTTTCTGCAGACAGACGTTGCAAATCCAAAGATGTTGGAATTTATAAAAGATCAAGGAAATTCAATTTCAGCCGATGGTTTGTTGCAAAACGTAATCATGATGAAAGACTGGCATATGATTTGGCTGGCTTTTGCAATATATTCTTTGATTGTAGCTGTAGCGTTTGCAATTTTGTTCAAACATGAACATAATCCAAATGAAGTGGAGAATTTGAGTCATTAA
- a CDS encoding DUF6252 family protein: MKKISILFLAILASVFVLNSCSKDEKIDDVADVEKDGTLKVDFDGKTFISTTVQAIVNDNYISITGLRAPNGDFIQITLPTNKVGTYTWKSFNNFDDTLGLVYTPAGGSNSFICAPKEEVDASLDYTDTGSLTISSIDNTTKKISGTFQFTGVDFMANKGKGEAKIFTKGVFTNISFTSDVNPNPTPNPTPTPSSNTFSAKLDGVAFVPTNIFAILQNNKIAISARKGSVETIGLFLPSTVKAGTYAVEAYGLDYSFLYNKDMTANGTFTGAGSVTITSHDTSKKIIKGTFTSKYTSLLVKDTHNATEGAFSISY; the protein is encoded by the coding sequence ATGAAAAAAATTAGTATTTTGTTTCTGGCAATTCTTGCTTCGGTTTTTGTCCTAAATTCCTGTAGTAAAGATGAAAAAATTGATGATGTTGCCGATGTTGAAAAAGATGGCACTTTAAAAGTTGATTTTGATGGAAAAACTTTTATTTCAACTACTGTTCAAGCAATAGTAAATGATAATTATATTTCAATAACGGGACTCAGAGCCCCAAATGGAGATTTTATTCAAATTACTTTGCCTACAAACAAAGTTGGAACTTATACTTGGAAAAGTTTTAATAATTTTGATGATACTTTAGGTTTGGTTTACACTCCGGCAGGAGGATCAAATTCTTTTATATGTGCACCTAAAGAGGAAGTTGACGCTAGTTTGGATTATACCGACACAGGAAGTTTGACAATTTCATCAATAGATAATACTACAAAAAAAATATCAGGAACTTTTCAATTTACCGGAGTTGATTTTATGGCTAATAAAGGCAAAGGAGAAGCGAAAATATTCACCAAAGGAGTATTTACAAACATCTCTTTTACATCTGATGTAAACCCAAATCCTACTCCAAATCCTACACCAACACCAAGTTCAAATACATTTTCGGCTAAACTAGATGGAGTGGCTTTTGTTCCGACTAATATATTTGCGATTTTACAAAATAATAAAATAGCAATTTCTGCAAGAAAAGGAAGTGTAGAAACTATTGGGTTATTTTTGCCAAGCACCGTTAAAGCTGGAACTTATGCCGTTGAAGCTTATGGCTTGGATTATTCATTTCTATACAATAAAGATATGACAGCAAATGGTACTTTCACAGGTGCAGGATCTGTAACTATAACTAGTCATGATACATCAAAGAAAATAATTAAAGGTACCTTTACTTCAAAATACACTTCTCTTTTGGTTAAAGATACGCATAATGCAACTGAAGGAGCTTTCAGTATATCCTATTAA
- the lon gene encoding endopeptidase La, which translates to MSNHKILTIDNLSLQEFDSEAELIPLLTPEDEEEMNNEELPDSLPILPLRNTVLFPGVVIPISAGRDKSIKLINDANAAGKVIGVVAQINEDDEDPTFDDINKIGTVARILRVLKMPDGNVTVILQGKKRFEISEVVSEQPYLKAKIKEVPEKRPTKKDSEFSAIIDSVKELAVKIISESPNIPSEATFAIKNIGSPSFLINFVSSNMNLSVKEKQELLSVNGLKERALETLRYMNVELQKLELKNDIQSKVRFDLDQQQREYFLHQQMKTIQEELGGVSQEEEMDEMSLKAKSKKWDEKTQTHFEKELSKMRRMNPQAPDFGIQRNYLELFLDLPWGDYSKDNFDLKHAQKILDKDHFGLEDVKKRMIEHLAVLKLRNDMKSPIICLTGPPGVGKTSIGRSVAEALGREYVRISLGGLRDEAEIRGHRKTYIGAMPGRIIQSLKKAGTSNPVFVLDEIDKLSSSNSGDPSSALLEVLDPEQNSAFYDNFLEMGYDLSKVMFIATSNNMAAIQPALIDRMEVIKMSGYTIEEKVEIARKHLFSKQLTAHGLKAKDLTIGKKQLEKIVEGYTRESGVRGLENKIAQIVRNAAKSVAMEEDYNKKVTDEDIIKVLGVPRLERDKYENNEVAGVVTGLAWTSVGGDILFIESLLSPGKGSMTITGNLGTVMKESATIALEYIKANAELLGLNPEILTKYNIHLHVPEGATPKDGPSAGIAMLTSLVSLLSQKRVKKNLAMTGEITLRGKVLPVGGIKEKILAAKRANIKEIILCHENKSDIDEIKAEYLEGLTFHYVKEMSEVLELAITKDKVKNAKDLK; encoded by the coding sequence ATGTCAAATCATAAAATACTTACTATTGACAATCTGTCACTTCAAGAATTTGATTCAGAAGCCGAATTGATTCCATTATTGACTCCTGAAGATGAGGAAGAAATGAATAATGAAGAACTGCCGGATTCATTGCCAATTTTACCTTTACGCAATACTGTTTTATTTCCAGGAGTTGTAATTCCAATTTCGGCAGGGAGAGATAAATCGATAAAATTGATTAATGATGCCAATGCCGCTGGAAAAGTAATCGGGGTAGTGGCTCAAATCAATGAAGATGATGAAGATCCTACGTTTGATGATATCAATAAAATTGGTACTGTAGCGCGTATTCTTCGTGTTTTAAAAATGCCCGACGGAAATGTAACGGTTATTCTTCAAGGGAAAAAGCGTTTTGAAATTAGCGAAGTCGTATCGGAACAGCCATATTTGAAAGCAAAAATAAAAGAAGTTCCTGAAAAAAGACCAACAAAGAAAGATTCTGAATTCAGTGCCATTATTGATTCAGTAAAAGAATTGGCTGTTAAAATTATCAGCGAAAGCCCAAATATTCCTTCAGAAGCAACTTTTGCTATCAAAAATATTGGAAGCCCTTCATTCCTGATCAATTTTGTTTCTTCCAACATGAATTTATCTGTCAAAGAGAAACAGGAACTGTTATCTGTTAACGGATTAAAGGAACGTGCTCTGGAAACACTTCGCTATATGAATGTAGAGCTGCAAAAATTAGAATTGAAAAACGACATTCAGTCAAAAGTCCGTTTTGATTTAGACCAGCAGCAAAGAGAATATTTCCTGCATCAGCAGATGAAAACCATTCAGGAAGAATTGGGAGGTGTTTCACAGGAGGAAGAAATGGACGAAATGAGCCTGAAAGCCAAATCCAAAAAATGGGATGAAAAAACGCAGACACATTTCGAAAAAGAATTGTCTAAAATGCGTAGAATGAATCCGCAAGCTCCTGATTTTGGAATTCAAAGAAATTATTTAGAGCTATTTTTAGATTTGCCTTGGGGTGATTATTCTAAAGATAATTTTGACTTAAAACATGCTCAAAAAATATTAGACAAAGATCATTTTGGTTTAGAGGACGTCAAAAAAAGAATGATTGAACACTTAGCCGTACTTAAATTAAGAAATGACATGAAGTCACCAATTATTTGTTTAACAGGACCTCCAGGTGTTGGGAAAACATCCATCGGAAGATCTGTAGCAGAAGCATTGGGAAGAGAATATGTGCGCATTTCATTAGGCGGTTTGCGAGATGAAGCGGAAATTCGCGGACACAGAAAAACATATATTGGCGCCATGCCGGGACGCATCATTCAGAGTTTAAAGAAAGCTGGAACATCAAATCCTGTATTTGTTTTGGATGAAATTGATAAATTATCTTCCAGTAATAGCGGAGATCCTTCTTCTGCCTTATTGGAAGTTTTAGATCCAGAGCAAAACAGCGCTTTTTATGATAATTTCCTCGAAATGGGTTATGATTTATCCAAAGTAATGTTCATAGCAACTTCTAATAATATGGCAGCGATTCAACCTGCATTGATTGACCGTATGGAAGTTATAAAAATGTCTGGGTACACTATTGAAGAAAAAGTTGAAATTGCAAGAAAACATTTGTTCTCTAAACAATTGACTGCCCATGGACTGAAAGCTAAAGATTTGACTATTGGCAAAAAACAATTAGAAAAAATTGTGGAAGGCTACACTCGCGAATCTGGAGTGCGCGGATTGGAAAACAAAATTGCTCAAATCGTTCGTAATGCTGCCAAATCGGTAGCGATGGAGGAGGATTACAATAAAAAAGTTACTGACGAAGATATTATTAAGGTTTTAGGTGTTCCAAGACTAGAAAGAGATAAATACGAAAACAATGAAGTAGCTGGTGTTGTAACCGGACTTGCTTGGACTAGTGTTGGTGGAGATATTCTTTTCATTGAATCACTGCTTTCTCCAGGTAAAGGCTCAATGACTATTACCGGAAATTTAGGAACGGTAATGAAAGAATCGGCAACTATTGCTTTAGAATATATTAAAGCCAATGCCGAATTATTGGGATTAAACCCTGAAATATTAACTAAATACAATATTCATCTTCACGTACCAGAAGGAGCAACTCCAAAAGATGGACCAAGTGCAGGTATTGCTATGCTGACATCGTTAGTTTCTTTGCTTTCACAAAAAAGAGTAAAGAAAAATTTAGCCATGACAGGAGAAATTACTTTGAGAGGAAAAGTATTGCCTGTTGGCGGTATAAAAGAAAAAATATTAGCTGCAAAAAGAGCAAATATCAAAGAAATCATCTTATGTCATGAAAACAAAAGCGATATTGATGAAATCAAAGCCGAATATTTAGAAGGACTTACGTTTCATTATGTAAAAGAAATGAGCGAAGTTTTAGAATTGGCCATAACAAAAGACAAAGTTAAAAACGCAAAAGATTTGAAATAA
- a CDS encoding MFS transporter, protein MVDLAKGSKKLLNAWAFYDWANSVYPLVISSAIFPIFYEALFSERNHYLTVFGINFKNSALISFVTAGAFLMVAIFSPLLSGIADYVGNKKSFMKFFCYLGACSCIGLNWFSLENIYVGLFFYFFGLIGFWGSLVFYNSYLPDIAYPEQQDAVSAKGYSLGYIGSVILLILNLGMVMFPDSFGIMGGSKGEAAMKAMKYSFVMVGIWWILFSQYTYYFLPKGNKNADRKVTKAVVFNGFNELKKVWKLLEANISLKRYLISFFVYSMAVQTVMLIATYFGSQEIAWESPSQSQKGLITCILLIQIIAVVGAVLTSKASAKFGNIPTLIVINCFWVVLCSAAYFIRTPNEFYIMAALVGLVMGGIQALSRSTYSKLLPETEDTASFFSFYDVTEKIGIVIGMCVYGIIDQITGSPRLAIVFLAVFFIIGVLLLNRVPKSDAVSK, encoded by the coding sequence ATGGTAGATTTAGCAAAAGGAAGCAAAAAATTATTGAACGCATGGGCATTTTACGATTGGGCAAATTCAGTTTATCCTCTAGTAATTTCATCGGCTATATTTCCAATTTTTTACGAAGCATTATTTTCAGAAAGAAATCATTACTTGACCGTGTTTGGAATCAACTTTAAAAATTCCGCTTTAATTAGTTTTGTAACTGCTGGAGCTTTCTTGATGGTCGCTATTTTTTCTCCGCTATTATCAGGAATAGCCGATTATGTTGGAAATAAAAAATCCTTTATGAAATTTTTTTGCTATTTAGGAGCATGTTCCTGTATTGGCTTAAATTGGTTTAGTTTGGAAAATATTTATGTTGGATTATTTTTTTACTTTTTTGGATTAATTGGTTTTTGGGGGAGTTTGGTTTTTTACAATTCCTATTTGCCCGACATTGCATATCCAGAACAGCAGGATGCAGTAAGTGCCAAAGGCTATTCTCTCGGGTATATTGGCAGCGTAATTTTATTAATTCTAAATCTTGGAATGGTAATGTTTCCTGATAGTTTTGGTATTATGGGTGGCAGTAAAGGTGAAGCTGCAATGAAAGCAATGAAATATTCTTTTGTAATGGTTGGAATTTGGTGGATACTTTTCAGTCAATATACTTATTATTTTTTACCAAAAGGAAATAAAAATGCCGATAGAAAAGTAACCAAAGCCGTTGTCTTTAATGGCTTCAATGAATTAAAAAAAGTTTGGAAATTATTAGAAGCTAACATTTCCTTAAAAAGATATTTAATAAGTTTTTTTGTTTACAGCATGGCTGTTCAAACAGTGATGCTTATTGCTACTTATTTTGGTTCTCAAGAAATCGCCTGGGAATCACCAAGTCAAAGCCAAAAAGGACTAATAACTTGTATTTTATTAATCCAGATTATTGCAGTAGTTGGTGCGGTACTTACTTCTAAAGCTTCTGCAAAATTTGGGAATATACCAACTCTTATTGTAATCAATTGTTTTTGGGTTGTACTTTGTTCTGCTGCTTATTTCATACGCACTCCTAATGAGTTTTACATCATGGCAGCACTTGTAGGGCTTGTAATGGGTGGAATTCAGGCATTGTCCCGTTCTACCTATTCTAAACTTTTGCCAGAAACAGAAGATACTGCTTCCTTTTTCAGCTTTTATGATGTTACCGAAAAAATTGGAATTGTAATTGGAATGTGTGTTTATGGTATCATTGATCAAATTACTGGGAGTCCAAGACTAGCCATTGTGTTTTTAGCTGTATTCTTCATAATAGGTGTATTACTTTTGAATAGAGTACCCAAAAGTGACGCTGTATCAAAATAG
- the porQ gene encoding type IX secretion system protein PorQ produces MSQKLIFYYSLLICSVSYGQIGGKHTYEFLNLITSPRQAALGGKTITIYDEDVNQALFNPASINDEMDNRLSLNYGNYYQEVTYGTASYAYTYDQHLQTFQAGINYINYGKFDGYDENGLPTSSFTGSEIALSLGYAYNIPYTDIHLGANAKLIQSTLESYNSFGAAVDLGMVYIDEKNDVNWALTLMNIGTQFTTYDGTRENLPFEIIAGVSQELEHVPLRWHLTIENLQQWNLAFSNPVNSETSIDGTLTEEKVSFFNNALRHMIFGAELFPKKAFNIRLGYNFRRSSELQIQDQRNFSGLSFGFGLKLNKLKFNYSYSKYTLPGNTSLFGLIINFGE; encoded by the coding sequence ATGTCCCAAAAACTTATATTTTACTATTCTCTTTTAATTTGTTCTGTATCTTACGGACAAATAGGAGGGAAGCACACTTATGAGTTTTTAAATTTGATTACTTCGCCAAGACAGGCTGCATTAGGAGGAAAAACGATTACTATTTATGATGAAGATGTCAATCAGGCACTTTTCAATCCTGCATCAATCAATGATGAAATGGATAATCGTTTGTCATTAAATTACGGAAATTACTACCAAGAAGTAACATACGGAACTGCTTCTTATGCTTATACTTACGATCAGCATTTACAAACATTTCAGGCAGGAATCAATTATATCAATTACGGAAAATTTGATGGTTATGATGAAAATGGCTTGCCTACAAGTTCATTTACTGGCAGCGAAATAGCCCTTTCGTTGGGCTATGCCTATAATATTCCCTATACCGATATTCACTTAGGCGCTAATGCAAAACTTATTCAGTCCACATTAGAGAGCTACAATTCTTTTGGAGCCGCAGTAGATTTAGGAATGGTGTATATTGATGAAAAGAATGATGTCAATTGGGCTTTAACCTTAATGAATATTGGAACACAATTTACAACATATGACGGCACAAGAGAAAATCTACCTTTTGAAATTATCGCAGGAGTTTCTCAAGAACTAGAGCATGTCCCGTTACGCTGGCACTTAACTATTGAAAATTTGCAGCAATGGAATTTAGCTTTTTCTAATCCTGTAAATTCTGAAACTTCAATTGATGGCACTTTAACAGAAGAAAAAGTATCCTTTTTTAACAATGCGTTACGGCACATGATTTTTGGTGCAGAACTTTTCCCAAAGAAAGCCTTTAATATTAGATTGGGATATAACTTTAGAAGATCTTCTGAACTGCAGATTCAAGATCAGCGCAATTTCTCTGGATTGTCATTTGGTTTTGGGCTAAAACTAAACAAACTGAAATTTAATTATTCGTATTCCAAATATACTTTGCCTGGAAATACCAGCTTGTTTGGGTTGATAATTAATTTTGGAGAATAA
- a CDS encoding RNA polymerase sigma factor, translated as MDQKSQNIEELISLCKENNQKAQFEIYNRYCKAMYNVAYRIVKDEHFAEDVMQEGFLKAFTKINDFKQEVAFGAWLKRIVVNYSIDFYKKNNQFKTEDFEKTLYKLEENDIDREEKLDFNDLKVKQILETIQSLKYNYSMVLTLFYIEGYDQEEISEILKISYANCRTTLSRAKESLRKKLNEI; from the coding sequence TTGGATCAGAAGAGTCAAAATATCGAAGAATTAATTTCGCTTTGCAAAGAAAATAATCAGAAAGCACAATTTGAAATTTATAATCGCTATTGCAAGGCGATGTATAATGTGGCCTATAGAATTGTGAAAGATGAGCATTTTGCCGAAGACGTCATGCAGGAGGGCTTTTTGAAAGCATTTACTAAGATAAATGATTTTAAACAAGAAGTTGCTTTTGGCGCTTGGCTAAAACGGATTGTAGTAAATTACAGTATTGATTTTTACAAAAAGAATAATCAATTTAAAACAGAAGATTTTGAAAAAACACTTTACAAACTAGAAGAAAACGATATTGATAGGGAAGAAAAATTAGATTTTAATGATTTAAAAGTAAAACAGATTTTAGAAACAATTCAGTCCTTGAAATACAATTACAGCATGGTCTTGACTCTATTTTATATAGAAGGCTATGATCAGGAAGAAATAAGCGAAATTCTTAAAATTAGTTACGCTAACTGCAGAACAACTTTGAGCAGAGCTAAAGAAAGTTTAAGAAAAAAATTAAATGAGATATGA
- the cmk gene encoding (d)CMP kinase, whose protein sequence is MKKITIAIDGFSSTGKSTLAKQLAKHLGYVYVDTGAMYRAVTLFAMQNNCIGIEFLDKDKLVNSLPTIKLSFKFNSELGFAEMYLNDVNVETEIRTLEVSSFVSAIAAISEVRSKLVEQQQEMGKEKGIVMDGRDIGTVVFPNAELKIFMTAGADTRAQRRFDELQAKGDSVSYEEVLKNVVERDYVDTHRDDSPLVMAADAIEIDNSYLDRKEQFDAVLELVNEVINTI, encoded by the coding sequence ATGAAAAAAATAACCATAGCAATAGACGGATTTTCATCCACGGGAAAAAGCACATTAGCCAAACAGCTTGCTAAACATTTGGGATATGTATATGTAGATACTGGCGCTATGTACCGTGCAGTAACTTTATTTGCCATGCAAAATAATTGCATTGGAATCGAATTTTTGGATAAAGACAAATTGGTAAACAGCTTACCTACTATAAAATTAAGTTTTAAATTCAATTCCGAATTGGGTTTTGCAGAAATGTATTTGAACGATGTCAATGTAGAGACCGAAATTCGAACTTTGGAAGTTTCCAGTTTTGTCAGCGCGATAGCAGCGATTTCAGAAGTGCGTTCCAAATTAGTTGAACAGCAACAGGAAATGGGTAAAGAAAAAGGAATCGTCATGGACGGCAGAGACATTGGAACTGTTGTTTTTCCTAATGCTGAACTTAAAATATTTATGACCGCAGGAGCCGATACCCGTGCACAAAGACGTTTTGACGAACTGCAGGCAAAAGGAGATTCGGTTTCCTATGAAGAGGTTTTGAAAAATGTTGTTGAACGTGATTATGTTGACACTCACAGAGATGATTCACCATTGGTAATGGCAGCTGATGCTATAGAAATAGACAACTCTTATTTGGATCGTAAGGAGCAATTTGATGCTGTTTTAGAGTTAGTAAATGAGGTTATTAATACTATATAA
- a CDS encoding head GIN domain-containing protein, with translation MKKSLQLIILGALFVTVMGHAQSNRIKGNGKIVTEKRTTVGYDEINVSGFFDVVLVSGKEGGITIKGEENLLPYIKVEVKDNILKIYTEKNINISTKESIVLTVPFEQISAVSLSGSGDVKSKNTIVAKNLKAKLSGSGDLTLDVKATDFEAHLSGSGDVVISGNTDNFTSKTSGSGDVDAVNLTAKKADVSISGSGDMKVNCIESLYARVSGSGDIQYKGNPQSKDTKVSGSGEISKI, from the coding sequence ATGAAAAAATCACTTCAATTAATCATTTTAGGAGCTTTGTTTGTTACTGTAATGGGGCATGCTCAATCGAACAGAATTAAAGGGAATGGAAAAATAGTTACTGAAAAAAGAACTACTGTTGGCTATGATGAGATCAATGTGTCTGGCTTTTTTGATGTAGTCTTGGTTTCTGGAAAAGAAGGCGGAATAACTATTAAAGGAGAAGAAAATTTATTGCCTTACATCAAGGTCGAAGTAAAAGATAATATTTTAAAAATTTATACTGAGAAAAATATAAATATCAGTACCAAAGAAAGTATTGTTCTGACAGTGCCTTTTGAGCAAATTAGTGCTGTTTCTCTCTCTGGTTCAGGGGATGTGAAGTCTAAAAATACTATTGTTGCCAAAAATTTAAAAGCTAAATTATCTGGTTCAGGAGATTTGACTTTGGATGTTAAAGCTACAGATTTTGAAGCTCACCTTAGCGGTTCTGGGGATGTTGTTATTAGTGGCAATACAGATAATTTTACTTCCAAAACATCAGGTTCTGGTGATGTAGATGCGGTTAATCTTACTGCAAAAAAAGCTGATGTCAGTATTTCAGGCTCAGGAGATATGAAAGTAAACTGCATCGAGAGTTTGTATGCCAGGGTTTCAGGTTCCGGAGATATTCAATATAAAGGCAATCCTCAATCAAAAGATACCAAAGTCAGCGGTTCTGGTGAAATTTCAAAAATATAA